A single window of Pseudomonas lijiangensis DNA harbors:
- a CDS encoding MdtB/MuxB family multidrug efflux RND transporter permease subunit, producing MNMSRLFILRPVATTLSMLAIVLAGLIAYTLLPVSALPQVDYPTIRVMTLYPGASPQVMTSAVTAPLERQFGQMPGLDQMASTSSGGASVITLRFNLEINMDVAEQEVQAAINAATNLLPNDLPAPPVYNKVNPADTPVLTLAITSRTMLLPKLNDLVDTRMAQKISQISGVGMVSIAGGQRQAVRIKVNPEALAANGLNLADVRTLISASNVNQPKGNFDGPTRVSMLDANDQLKSPEEYANLILAYSNGAPLRLKDVAQIVDGAENERLAAWANRNQAVLLNIQRQPGANVIEVVDRIKALLPSITDNLPAGLDVVVLTDRTQTIRASVTDVQHELLIAIVLVVLVTFLFLRRVSATIIPSIAVPLSLIGTFGVMYLAGFSINNLTLMALTIATGFVVDDAIVMLENISRHIEEGETPFQAALKGAKQIGFTLISLTLSLIAVLIPLLFMADVVGRLFREFAITLAVAILISLVVSLTLTPMMCARLLKREPKEEEQGRFYRASGAWIDWLIRIYSDKLRWVLKHQPLTLLVAIGTMGLTVLLYMAVPKGFFPVQDTGVIQGISEAPQSVSFKSMSERQQSLADIILKDPAVASLSSYIGVDGDNATLNSGRLLINLKPHGERDLTAMQVIQRLQPQLDGLSGIRLFMQPVQDLTIEDRVSRTQYQFSMSSPDAELLSLWSGKLVDALSKRPELTDVASDLQDKGLQVYLMIDRDAASRVGVTVANITDALYDAFGQRQISTIYTQASQYRVVLQAASGNELGPKALEQIHVKTTDGGQVKLSSLARVEQRQAQLAIAHMGQFPAVMMSFNLAPDVALGEAVKVIEQVQKDIGMPIGVQTQFQGAAAAFQASLSSTLLLILAAVVTMYIVLGVLYESYIHPITILSTLPSAAVGALLALMISGNDLGMIAIIGIILLIGIVKKNAIMMIDFALDAERNRGIDPETAIYEAALLRFRPILMTTLAALFGAIPLMLATGSGAELRQPLGLVMVGGLLLSQILTLFTTPVIYLYFDRLGRRWARKSDSRQVEA from the coding sequence ATGAACATGTCGCGCCTGTTCATCCTGCGTCCGGTCGCCACCACGCTGAGCATGCTGGCGATTGTGCTGGCCGGTTTGATCGCCTACACCCTGTTGCCGGTTTCGGCCCTGCCACAGGTGGATTACCCGACCATCCGGGTCATGACCCTGTATCCGGGCGCCAGCCCGCAGGTCATGACCAGTGCCGTGACGGCGCCGCTGGAGCGACAGTTCGGGCAGATGCCGGGGCTGGACCAGATGGCGTCCACCAGTTCGGGTGGCGCGTCGGTCATCACCTTGCGTTTCAATCTTGAAATCAATATGGACGTGGCCGAGCAGGAGGTGCAGGCGGCCATCAATGCCGCGACCAACCTGTTGCCCAATGATCTGCCTGCGCCACCGGTCTACAACAAGGTCAACCCGGCGGATACGCCGGTCCTGACCTTGGCAATCACCTCCAGGACCATGCTGCTGCCCAAACTCAACGATCTGGTGGATACGCGCATGGCGCAGAAAATCTCCCAGATCAGCGGCGTCGGTATGGTCAGCATCGCGGGCGGGCAGCGTCAGGCGGTGCGGATCAAGGTCAACCCCGAAGCCCTGGCTGCCAACGGTCTGAATCTGGCGGATGTGCGCACGCTGATCAGTGCCTCCAACGTCAACCAGCCAAAGGGTAACTTCGATGGTCCGACCCGGGTGTCGATGCTCGATGCCAACGACCAGCTCAAGTCTCCCGAGGAATACGCCAACCTGATCCTGGCCTACAGCAATGGTGCGCCGCTGCGCCTGAAAGATGTGGCGCAGATCGTCGATGGTGCGGAAAACGAGCGACTGGCCGCCTGGGCCAACCGCAATCAGGCGGTGCTGCTTAATATCCAGCGTCAGCCCGGTGCCAACGTCATCGAGGTGGTCGACCGGATCAAGGCCTTGCTGCCCAGCATCACGGACAACCTTCCGGCCGGGCTGGATGTGGTTGTACTGACCGACCGCACCCAGACCATTCGTGCCTCCGTCACCGACGTTCAGCATGAGTTGCTGATCGCCATCGTGCTCGTGGTACTGGTGACCTTCCTGTTTCTGCGCCGTGTCAGCGCAACCATCATTCCGTCGATTGCCGTGCCGTTGTCCCTGATCGGCACGTTTGGCGTGATGTATCTGGCCGGTTTCTCCATCAACAACCTCACACTGATGGCCCTGACCATCGCTACCGGCTTTGTGGTGGACGATGCCATCGTGATGCTGGAGAACATTTCCCGGCATATCGAAGAAGGTGAAACACCTTTTCAGGCAGCCTTGAAGGGCGCGAAGCAGATCGGCTTCACGCTGATTTCCCTGACCCTGTCGCTGATTGCCGTATTGATCCCGCTGCTGTTCATGGCCGATGTGGTGGGGCGTTTGTTCCGGGAGTTCGCCATTACCCTGGCCGTGGCGATCCTGATTTCCCTTGTTGTATCCCTGACACTGACCCCGATGATGTGCGCCCGCTTGCTCAAGCGCGAGCCAAAGGAAGAAGAGCAGGGGCGTTTCTACCGCGCCAGCGGTGCCTGGATCGACTGGCTGATCCGCATCTATTCCGACAAGCTGCGCTGGGTACTCAAGCATCAGCCTCTGACTCTGCTGGTGGCCATCGGTACGATGGGTTTGACCGTCTTGCTTTACATGGCCGTTCCCAAGGGGTTCTTTCCGGTGCAGGACACTGGCGTGATCCAGGGGATTTCCGAAGCGCCACAGTCGGTGTCGTTCAAGTCCATGAGCGAGCGTCAGCAATCGCTGGCGGACATCATTCTCAAGGATCCTGCCGTTGCCAGCCTGTCTTCCTATATAGGTGTCGATGGTGACAACGCGACGCTCAACAGCGGCCGCCTCCTGATCAACCTCAAACCCCATGGCGAGCGCGACCTGACGGCCATGCAGGTCATCCAGCGTCTGCAACCTCAACTGGACGGCTTGTCGGGCATTCGTCTGTTCATGCAGCCGGTGCAGGACCTGACCATCGAAGACCGGGTCAGCCGGACCCAGTACCAGTTCAGCATGTCGTCACCCGACGCCGAACTGCTCAGTCTGTGGAGCGGCAAGCTGGTGGACGCCCTGAGCAAGCGCCCGGAACTGACCGATGTCGCCAGTGACCTGCAGGACAAGGGCTTGCAGGTTTACCTGATGATCGACCGCGATGCTGCAAGCCGCGTGGGCGTTACCGTGGCCAATATCACCGATGCGCTGTACGACGCTTTCGGTCAGCGGCAGATTTCCACCATCTACACCCAGGCCAGCCAGTATCGAGTGGTACTGCAGGCGGCTTCCGGCAACGAACTGGGTCCCAAGGCGCTGGAGCAGATTCACGTCAAGACCACCGATGGCGGTCAGGTCAAGCTATCGAGTCTGGCCAGGGTCGAGCAGCGTCAGGCACAACTGGCGATTGCCCATATGGGGCAGTTCCCGGCGGTCATGATGTCGTTCAACCTCGCACCTGATGTGGCGCTGGGCGAAGCGGTCAAGGTGATCGAGCAGGTACAGAAAGACATTGGTATGCCGATTGGCGTGCAGACCCAGTTCCAGGGCGCTGCCGCAGCGTTCCAGGCCTCGCTGTCCAGCACGCTGCTGCTGATCCTGGCGGCGGTGGTGACCATGTACATCGTGCTGGGCGTGCTCTACGAGAGTTATATCCACCCGATCACCATTCTCTCGACCCTGCCATCGGCAGCGGTGGGCGCCTTGCTGGCCCTGATGATCAGCGGCAACGATCTGGGGATGATCGCCATTATCGGCATCATTCTGCTGATCGGTATCGTCAAGAAGAACGCCATCATGATGATCGACTTCGCCCTGGACGCCGAACGTAATCGCGGCATCGACCCCGAGACGGCCATCTATGAAGCGGCGTTGCTGCGTTTCCGGCCGATTCTGATGACGACCCTGGCGGCGCTGTTCGGCGCGATACCGCTGATGCTGGCCACCGGCTCCGGCGCAGAGCTGCGCCAGCCGCTGGGACTGGTGATGGTTGGCGGCCTGTTGCTCAGCCAGATCCTCACGCTGTTCACGACCCCGGTGATCTACCTGTACTTCGATCGTCTGGGCCGTCGCTGGGCGCGCAAGTCTGACTCAAGACAGGTCGAAGCATGA
- a CDS encoding SDR family oxidoreductase gives MDKVLLITGGSRGIGAATALLAASHGYRICINYLSDHASAEKICTRVRELGAQAITVQADVSNEDEIIRLYARIDSELGPVTHLVNNAGTIAHTSRLDDMSEFRMLKIMMTNVVGPMLCSKHALLRMSPRHGGNGGCIVNVTSAAARLGAPGEYIDYAASKGALDTFTTGLSKEVAGEGIRVNAVRPGFIFTDFHALSGDPFRVSKLEGDIPMCRGGKPEEVAETIIWLLSDQASYVTGTFIDAAGGR, from the coding sequence ATGGATAAAGTCCTCCTCATTACCGGCGGCTCCCGCGGGATCGGTGCTGCCACGGCGCTTCTGGCTGCTTCGCACGGTTATCGAATCTGCATCAATTACCTGTCCGACCATGCTTCTGCCGAGAAAATATGTACCCGGGTACGGGAACTGGGCGCGCAGGCCATTACGGTACAGGCCGATGTCAGTAACGAGGACGAAATCATTCGCCTCTACGCGCGTATCGATTCAGAGCTGGGGCCTGTCACTCACCTGGTCAACAACGCCGGGACCATTGCCCATACCTCGCGACTGGACGACATGTCCGAGTTCCGCATGCTCAAGATCATGATGACCAACGTGGTCGGCCCGATGCTGTGCAGCAAGCACGCCTTGTTGCGCATGTCGCCGCGCCATGGCGGTAACGGTGGCTGCATCGTCAACGTGACCTCGGCTGCCGCCCGACTGGGCGCGCCGGGGGAATATATCGATTACGCCGCTTCCAAGGGCGCACTGGATACCTTCACCACCGGCTTGTCCAAGGAGGTCGCGGGCGAGGGGATTCGGGTCAATGCGGTAAGACCGGGGTTCATCTTCACCGATTTCCATGCCTTGAGCGGCGACCCGTTTCGGGTCAGCAAGCTTGAAGGAGATATCCCCATGTGCCGCGGTGGCAAACCCGAAGAGGTGGCCGAGACGATTATCTGGCTGCTGTCGGACCAGGCCTCATACGTGACCGGCACATTCATCGATGCGGCGGGCGGGCGCTGA
- a CDS encoding efflux transporter outer membrane subunit encodes MTDHPAIKSNPQWLVRPLATGLCVLLLSACAVGPDYHKPSVTTPLQFKAAEGWRQATPSDAMARGAWWEVYGDSELNALVERLNSSNQTVAQYEAQYRQARALVRSSRGALFPTLDLTAGKTRSSQGSSSSSTSSSSGINDSYNAQLGVSWEADIWGKLRRGLEADTASAQASLADLAAMQLSLQSELVQNYLQLRVLDEQKRLLESTVQAYERSLTMTRNQYQAGISGREAVAQAQTQLKTTQADLIDLTWQRAQFENAIAVLMGMAPAEFNLPATTTIPELPQIPVGIPSQLLERRPDIAAAERSIMAANANIGVAKAAYYPDFTLSLSGGYNSNSFSNWISLPNRFWSVGPQMALTLFDAGRRSAEVDRIEAVYDQTVAQYRQTVLNGFQEVENYMVQLKVYEEEAAVRQEALDAARESLRLTSNQYKAGVIGYLDVVNVQTTALSNERSVLNVLQSRLIASVQLIAAMGGGWDSRSGLQIKE; translated from the coding sequence ATGACTGACCATCCGGCAATCAAATCCAACCCGCAGTGGCTTGTCCGGCCCTTGGCAACGGGGCTTTGCGTCCTGCTGCTGAGCGCCTGTGCCGTAGGGCCTGACTACCACAAGCCGTCAGTGACCACGCCTTTGCAGTTCAAGGCGGCCGAAGGCTGGCGTCAGGCGACACCGAGCGATGCCATGGCCCGTGGCGCATGGTGGGAGGTTTATGGCGACAGTGAACTCAATGCGCTGGTGGAGCGGCTCAACAGCTCCAACCAGACGGTTGCGCAATACGAAGCCCAGTACCGGCAGGCCAGGGCATTGGTGCGCAGTTCCCGTGGCGCGCTGTTTCCCACGCTGGACCTGACGGCTGGCAAGACCCGCTCGAGCCAGGGTTCCTCCAGCAGCAGTACCTCAAGTTCCAGTGGCATCAACGACTCCTACAATGCTCAACTGGGCGTGAGTTGGGAGGCCGATATCTGGGGCAAGTTGCGCCGTGGCCTGGAAGCCGACACCGCCAGCGCCCAGGCCAGCCTTGCGGATCTGGCTGCCATGCAGTTGAGCCTGCAATCGGAGCTGGTGCAGAACTACCTGCAATTGCGGGTGCTGGATGAGCAGAAGCGTTTGCTGGAGTCCACTGTCCAGGCTTACGAACGCTCCCTGACCATGACCCGCAATCAGTATCAGGCCGGTATTTCCGGTCGTGAAGCCGTAGCCCAGGCCCAGACCCAGCTCAAGACCACCCAGGCCGATCTGATCGACCTGACCTGGCAGCGTGCTCAGTTCGAGAATGCCATTGCCGTGCTGATGGGGATGGCGCCGGCCGAGTTCAATCTGCCTGCCACGACCACGATCCCCGAGTTGCCGCAGATTCCGGTGGGTATTCCTTCGCAACTGCTGGAGCGCCGTCCCGATATCGCGGCTGCCGAACGCTCGATCATGGCTGCCAACGCCAATATCGGTGTCGCCAAGGCTGCTTACTACCCGGATTTCACCCTGAGCCTGAGTGGCGGCTATAACAGCAATTCGTTTTCCAACTGGATCAGCCTGCCGAACCGCTTCTGGTCGGTCGGGCCGCAAATGGCCCTGACGCTGTTCGATGCTGGCAGACGCTCTGCGGAAGTCGATCGCATTGAGGCCGTCTATGACCAGACCGTTGCGCAATACCGGCAAACGGTCCTGAACGGCTTCCAGGAAGTGGAAAACTACATGGTTCAGCTCAAGGTTTACGAGGAGGAAGCGGCCGTTCGGCAGGAAGCGCTGGATGCTGCCCGTGAATCCCTGCGCCTGACCAGCAACCAGTACAAGGCCGGAGTCATCGGCTATCTGGACGTGGTCAATGTGCAGACCACCGCGCTGAGCAACGAGCGCAGCGTCTTGAATGTGCTGCAAAGTCGCCTGATTGCCAGTGTGCAGCTGATCGCCGCAATGGGTGGTGGCTGGGATTCCCGGAGTGGTCTGCAGATCAAGGAGTGA
- a CDS encoding efflux RND transporter permease subunit — protein MNLSAPFISRPVATVLLSLAIMLLGAVSFRLLPVAPLPNMDFPVIVVSASLPGASPEIMASSVATPLERSLGSIAGINTMSSSSSQGTTRVILQFDLDRDINGAAREVQAAINASRNLLPSGMRSMPTYKKVNPSQAPIMVLTLTSDVLEKGQLYDLASTILSQSLSQVTGVGEVQIGGSSLPAVRIELEPNMLDQYGVSLDEVRTTITGSNVRRPKGFVEDSQHNWQVQANDQLEKAKDYAPLIIRYQDGAALRLKDVAKVSDAVENRYNSGFFNDQSAVLLVINRQAGANIIETVAQIKEQLPALQAVLPASVKLNIAMDRSPVIKATLHEAEMTLLIAVVLVILVVFLFLGSLRASLIPTLAVPVSLVGTFAIMYLCGFSLNNLSLMALILATGLVVDDAIVVLENISRHIDEGVPPLKAAYLGSKEVGFTLLSMNVSLVAVFISILFMGGLVESLFREFSITLSVAIIVSLLVSLTLTPMLCARWLKPQKQEKTAFQRWSQRVNDRMVVGYDRSLGWVLRHPRLTLLSLLITIVVNVALYVVVPKTFLPQQDTGQLMGFIRGDDGLSFTVMQPKMEIFRRAVLADPAVQSVAGFIGGSGGTNNAFMIVRLKPVSERKLSATQVVERLRKNLPHVPGGRLFLAPDQDLQLGGGREQASSQYQYILQSGDLPSLREWYPKVVAALKALPELTAIDAREGRGAQQVTLVVNRDAAKRLGIDMNMVTTVLNNAYSQRQVSTIYDTLNQYQVVMEVNPRYAQDPVTLQQVQVITADGQRVPLSSIAHYERSLANDRVSHEGQFASESISFDLAEGVSLDTATVAIERAIARVGLPSEVISKMAGAADAFAATQKGQPLMILGALLAVYLVLGILYESYIHPLTILSTLPSAGVGALLSIYVLGGEFSLISLLGLFLLIGVVKKNAIMMIDLALHLERESGMTPQESIRSACLQRLRPILMTTIAAILGALPLLLSNAEGAEMRRPLGLTIIGGLVFSQILTLYTTPVVYLYLDRLRHRFNRWRGVRTDAALETPL, from the coding sequence ATGAACCTGTCCGCACCCTTTATCAGCAGGCCGGTCGCCACCGTCCTGCTGAGTCTGGCAATCATGCTGCTGGGCGCGGTCAGTTTCAGGCTGTTGCCCGTGGCGCCGTTGCCGAACATGGATTTCCCGGTGATTGTGGTGTCGGCCAGCCTGCCGGGCGCGAGTCCCGAGATCATGGCCTCCAGTGTGGCCACGCCACTGGAGCGCTCCTTGGGGTCCATCGCCGGCATCAATACCATGAGCAGCAGTTCGAGCCAGGGTACGACCCGGGTGATCCTGCAGTTCGACCTGGACCGGGATATCAACGGTGCGGCGCGGGAAGTGCAGGCGGCAATCAACGCCTCGCGCAATCTGTTGCCCAGCGGTATGCGCAGCATGCCGACCTACAAGAAGGTCAACCCTTCCCAGGCACCGATCATGGTGCTGACCCTGACTTCCGATGTGCTGGAAAAAGGGCAGCTCTACGATCTGGCTTCCACCATCCTGTCCCAGAGCCTGTCTCAGGTGACCGGTGTCGGCGAAGTGCAGATTGGCGGCAGTTCGCTGCCGGCCGTGCGTATCGAGCTGGAACCGAACATGCTGGACCAGTACGGTGTTTCCCTCGACGAAGTGCGTACCACCATCACCGGCTCCAACGTGCGTCGCCCCAAGGGTTTTGTCGAAGACAGCCAGCATAACTGGCAGGTCCAGGCCAACGACCAGCTGGAAAAGGCCAAGGATTACGCGCCACTGATCATTCGCTATCAGGATGGCGCGGCACTGCGTCTCAAGGATGTGGCCAAGGTCAGCGACGCCGTGGAAAACCGCTACAACAGTGGTTTCTTCAATGATCAGTCGGCGGTGCTGCTGGTCATCAACCGTCAGGCCGGTGCCAACATCATCGAGACGGTGGCGCAGATCAAGGAGCAGTTGCCTGCCTTGCAGGCGGTCTTGCCTGCCAGTGTGAAGCTGAACATCGCCATGGACCGTTCGCCGGTCATCAAGGCCACGCTGCATGAAGCCGAGATGACCCTGCTGATCGCCGTGGTTCTGGTGATTCTGGTGGTGTTCCTGTTTCTGGGCAGTCTGCGGGCCTCTCTGATCCCGACACTGGCGGTGCCGGTTTCCCTGGTGGGCACGTTCGCCATCATGTACCTGTGTGGCTTCTCCCTGAACAACCTGTCGCTGATGGCCCTGATTCTGGCTACCGGGCTGGTGGTGGACGACGCAATCGTGGTGCTGGAGAACATTTCCCGGCACATCGATGAAGGTGTCCCGCCCCTGAAGGCGGCTTACCTGGGGTCCAAGGAAGTCGGTTTCACGCTGTTGTCCATGAACGTTTCGCTGGTGGCCGTGTTCATCTCGATCCTGTTCATGGGCGGCCTGGTGGAAAGCCTGTTCCGGGAGTTCTCCATCACGCTGTCGGTGGCGATCATCGTTTCACTGCTGGTTTCCCTGACGTTGACGCCGATGCTCTGCGCGCGCTGGCTCAAGCCTCAGAAGCAGGAAAAGACTGCTTTTCAACGCTGGAGCCAGCGCGTCAACGATCGCATGGTGGTCGGCTATGACCGTTCCCTTGGCTGGGTGCTGCGCCACCCGCGTCTGACGCTGCTCAGCCTGCTGATTACCATCGTGGTGAACGTCGCGTTGTATGTGGTGGTGCCCAAGACCTTCCTGCCGCAGCAGGATACGGGGCAACTGATGGGGTTCATTCGTGGCGATGACGGTCTTTCGTTCACTGTGATGCAGCCCAAGATGGAAATCTTCCGCCGCGCCGTGCTGGCCGACCCTGCCGTGCAGAGTGTCGCGGGCTTTATCGGCGGCAGTGGCGGCACCAACAATGCTTTCATGATCGTGCGCCTCAAGCCGGTTTCCGAGCGCAAGCTGTCTGCTACCCAGGTGGTCGAGCGTCTGCGCAAGAACCTGCCCCATGTGCCGGGCGGGCGATTGTTCCTGGCGCCGGATCAGGATCTGCAACTGGGCGGTGGTCGTGAACAGGCCAGTTCCCAGTATCAATACATCCTGCAAAGCGGTGACCTGCCCAGCCTGCGCGAGTGGTATCCGAAAGTCGTGGCAGCCCTCAAGGCGTTGCCTGAGCTGACCGCCATCGACGCCCGTGAAGGGCGCGGCGCCCAGCAGGTCACGCTGGTGGTCAATCGGGATGCGGCCAAGCGCCTGGGTATTGACATGAACATGGTGACCACCGTGCTCAACAACGCCTATAGCCAGCGTCAGGTTTCCACTATCTATGACACCCTGAACCAGTATCAGGTGGTGATGGAGGTCAATCCCCGATACGCGCAGGACCCGGTCACGTTGCAGCAGGTGCAGGTGATTACTGCAGACGGGCAGCGCGTGCCATTGTCGAGCATTGCCCATTACGAGCGCAGTCTTGCCAATGACCGGGTGTCCCATGAAGGCCAGTTCGCTTCGGAAAGCATCTCCTTCGATCTGGCCGAAGGCGTCAGCCTCGACACGGCGACAGTGGCCATCGAGCGTGCGATTGCCAGGGTCGGCTTGCCTTCGGAAGTCATTTCCAAGATGGCCGGTGCCGCCGACGCCTTTGCGGCCACTCAGAAAGGCCAGCCACTCATGATTCTCGGGGCCTTGCTGGCGGTTTATCTGGTGCTGGGGATTCTTTACGAAAGCTACATTCATCCCTTGACGATCCTCTCGACCCTGCCGTCGGCCGGTGTCGGAGCCTTGCTGAGCATCTATGTGCTGGGCGGGGAATTCAGCCTGATCTCCCTGTTGGGGCTGTTTCTGCTCATCGGGGTCGTGAAGAAAAACGCCATCATGATGATCGACCTGGCCCTGCATCTGGAACGTGAATCAGGAATGACGCCCCAGGAATCGATCCGCAGTGCCTGCCTGCAACGTCTGAGGCCGATCCTCATGACCACGATTGCTGCCATTCTGGGTGCCTTGCCGCTCCTGCTGAGTAATGCCGAAGGTGCGGAAATGCGCCGTCCGCTGGGCCTGACGATTATCGGCGGGCTGGTCTTCAGCCAGATTCTGACCCTTTACACCACCCCCGTGGTTTACCTCTATCTCGACCGGCTGCGCCACCGATTCAATCGCTGGCGTGGCGTGCGCACCGATGCTGCTCTGGAAACCCCGCTATGA
- a CDS encoding IS110 family RNA-guided transposase, whose amino-acid sequence MPVAVGVDCAKKTFDIALLQGNQKFRTKAKLANTEAGFNQFEQWLETHAEKACWVVMEATGIYYEALAEFLYARGFKVAVLNPAIIHAYGKEDLRRVKTDKADAKLIARYGSERTHKLREWTPEPPSQRRLRALVRRLEDLQEMRQMEANRLEVCDVSVQHSIRSLIDSLDEQIEHTRKKIRQHIDDDPDLRGKRDLIVSIDGLGDTSAASLLAELGDPLKYKGARAIVAFAGLNPVPDQSGEYTGPTPISKTGSARLRKSLYMPGIVASRHNAVIKAQSDRLKARGKAPQQIICAAMRKLLHLVYGVIKSGKPYDPKYAMAV is encoded by the coding sequence ATGCCTGTAGCTGTCGGCGTCGATTGCGCTAAGAAAACCTTTGATATCGCTCTGCTCCAGGGCAACCAAAAATTTCGTACCAAAGCCAAGCTGGCCAATACGGAGGCTGGTTTCAATCAGTTCGAGCAGTGGCTGGAAACGCATGCAGAGAAAGCCTGCTGGGTCGTCATGGAAGCAACGGGCATCTACTACGAAGCCTTGGCTGAATTTCTCTACGCCAGAGGATTCAAGGTCGCAGTGCTCAATCCAGCCATCATTCATGCCTATGGCAAAGAGGATCTGCGGCGAGTCAAGACGGACAAGGCAGACGCCAAGCTCATTGCCCGGTACGGTTCTGAGCGAACTCACAAACTGCGAGAGTGGACACCGGAACCTCCGTCACAGCGGCGTTTACGGGCGCTGGTACGCCGACTGGAGGACTTGCAGGAAATGCGGCAGATGGAAGCCAATCGCCTGGAAGTTTGCGACGTCAGCGTTCAGCACTCCATACGGTCGCTCATCGACTCCCTTGACGAGCAGATCGAACACACCAGAAAAAAGATTCGTCAGCACATTGATGACGATCCCGATCTGCGCGGCAAGCGTGATTTGATCGTATCAATCGACGGTCTGGGTGACACAAGTGCGGCCTCTCTGCTGGCAGAGCTTGGGGATCCACTTAAGTACAAAGGGGCTCGTGCCATTGTGGCATTTGCCGGCCTTAACCCGGTACCTGACCAATCAGGTGAATACACAGGGCCGACGCCCATCTCCAAAACCGGGTCCGCCAGACTGCGTAAAAGCCTGTATATGCCCGGCATTGTGGCCTCCCGCCATAACGCCGTGATTAAGGCTCAAAGCGATAGGCTCAAGGCGCGAGGCAAAGCGCCCCAACAGATCATCTGCGCAGCCATGCGTAAGCTCTTGCACCTGGTGTATGGCGTGATCAAGTCAGGCAAGCCATACGATCCTAAATATGCGATGGCTGTGTAA
- the mapR gene encoding GntR family transcriptional regulator MpaR (MapR regulates genes involved in Pseudomonas quinolone signal (PQS) production and anthranilate metabolism), giving the protein MKRYEKYADDVAELIRSGVLGPDQRVPSVRYASQTHGISPSTVFQAYYLLERRGLIRARARSGYFVNSIVGNAPKPFSEPQASTQVNESTEVDVSELVFSVLDSIKDPNTVPFGSAFPSPMLFPLPRLSRSLASASREMDPRMVVTDMSPGNPQLRRQIALRYMVNGLVLPMEELLITNGALEALNLCLQAVTEPGDLVAIEAPAFYACLQVLERLKLKAVEIPTHPRDGIDLGVLKQTLEHHPIKACWCMTTFQNPTGALVPEARKRELVELLREHQVPLIEDDAYAELYYGPQAPKPAKAFDTDGLVMHCGSFSKSLAPGYRIGWVAAGRYAQKIERLKLMTSLCASMPAQAAIADYLQHGGYDRHLRKLRYALEDQQRAMLGAIGRYFPTQTRVSQPVGGYFLWVELPEPLDSLKVFQVALAQGISIAPGPIFSPTRRFGNCIRLNYGSPWTTACEKAMETLGRIIRSLLDN; this is encoded by the coding sequence ATGAAGCGTTACGAGAAGTATGCCGACGATGTAGCCGAGTTGATTCGCAGTGGCGTGTTGGGGCCGGATCAGCGGGTGCCTTCTGTGCGTTATGCAAGCCAGACCCATGGCATCAGCCCTTCCACCGTGTTCCAGGCCTATTACCTGCTGGAGCGTCGCGGGCTGATTCGGGCGCGGGCGCGCTCGGGGTATTTCGTCAACAGCATTGTCGGCAATGCTCCCAAACCGTTCAGCGAGCCGCAGGCCAGCACTCAGGTCAATGAATCCACCGAGGTGGATGTCAGTGAGCTGGTGTTTTCGGTGCTGGACTCCATCAAGGACCCCAATACCGTGCCCTTCGGCTCGGCTTTCCCCAGTCCGATGCTGTTTCCGCTGCCGCGCCTTTCCCGCTCACTGGCCAGCGCCAGCCGTGAAATGGACCCGCGCATGGTGGTCACCGACATGTCGCCGGGCAATCCACAGTTGCGTCGCCAGATTGCCTTGCGCTACATGGTCAACGGCCTGGTGTTGCCCATGGAGGAATTGCTGATTACCAACGGCGCACTGGAAGCCCTGAACCTGTGCCTGCAGGCCGTCACCGAGCCGGGTGATCTGGTGGCCATCGAAGCTCCGGCGTTCTATGCCTGCCTGCAAGTGCTGGAGCGCCTGAAACTCAAGGCGGTGGAGATTCCGACGCATCCCCGTGACGGTATCGATCTGGGCGTGTTGAAGCAGACGCTGGAGCACCACCCGATCAAGGCCTGCTGGTGCATGACCACCTTTCAGAACCCTACCGGCGCGCTGGTGCCCGAAGCGCGCAAGCGTGAGCTGGTGGAGTTGTTGCGCGAGCATCAGGTGCCATTGATCGAGGATGATGCCTACGCCGAACTCTATTACGGCCCTCAGGCACCGAAGCCGGCCAAGGCTTTCGATACCGACGGACTGGTCATGCACTGCGGCTCGTTTTCCAAAAGTCTGGCACCGGGTTACCGGATCGGCTGGGTGGCGGCAGGCCGTTATGCACAGAAGATCGAACGCCTGAAATTGATGACGTCACTGTGCGCCTCAATGCCCGCTCAGGCAGCCATTGCGGACTATCTGCAGCACGGCGGCTATGACCGGCACCTGCGCAAGCTGCGCTACGCACTGGAAGATCAGCAGCGGGCCATGCTGGGCGCCATCGGTCGGTACTTCCCGACACAGACCCGGGTCAGCCAGCCGGTAGGCGGTTATTTTCTGTGGGTCGAGTTGCCGGAACCCCTCGACTCGCTGAAAGTCTTCCAGGTGGCGCTGGCACAAGGGATCAGTATTGCGCCGGGGCCGATCTTTTCGCCGACCCGACGTTTTGGCAACTGCATTCGCCTGAACTACGGCAGCCCCTGGACCACGGCCTGCGAAAAGGCCATGGAAACCCTGGGGCGTATCATTCGTTCGCTGCTGGACAACTGA